The following proteins are encoded in a genomic region of Mesotoga infera:
- a CDS encoding Thrombospondin type 3 repeat protein has protein sequence NDNCPNDGVRELKNAQDGTGYRHGASGEKGPGLGRGFGKAAQL, from the coding sequence AAACGACAACTGCCCGAATGACGGTGTAAGAGAACTGAAGAATGCCCAGGACGGAACAGGCTACAGGCACGGAGCTTCTGGCGAAAAGGGACCTGGACTCGGCAGAGGATTCGGAAAAGCAGCTCAGCTGTAA